Proteins encoded within one genomic window of Deinococcus grandis:
- a CDS encoding PAAR domain-containing protein — protein sequence MPPAARVGDHHTCPLYDGKSPHVGGPVSAGSPTVLIGGRPAARVGDQCVCAGPPDTIARGSATVRIGGKPAARLGDTTAHGGQIVAGAPTVNIGG from the coding sequence ATGCCCCCAGCCGCCCGCGTCGGTGACCACCACACCTGCCCGCTGTACGACGGCAAGTCGCCGCACGTGGGCGGCCCCGTCAGCGCCGGCAGTCCCACCGTCCTGATCGGCGGCAGGCCCGCCGCGCGGGTGGGCGACCAGTGCGTGTGCGCCGGACCGCCCGACACGATCGCGCGCGGCAGCGCCACCGTCCGCATCGGCGGGAAACCCGCCGCGCGACTGGGCGACACCACCGCGCACGGGGGGCAGATCGTCGCCGGGGCGCCCACGGTCAACATCGGCGGCTGA
- a CDS encoding sensor domain-containing diguanylate cyclase has protein sequence MSGAPLPPDEAQRLMALSYYGILDTPREAQFDRIVRLAAHLLRTPVATINFVDQTRQWSKASVGLVDGAVHRQDSFCAWTILHDHPTVIENAPADPRFARNPMVTGDPHIHMYAGAPLVMPSGQRIGTLCVSDHQPHPLSADDLQALQDLAAIVVTELELRAYQQRLSLSLHAQREHSAELQRSLEQAQALSGVHQLLDLELEPRDALLAVAALLGDALDADQAGICRTQGDDVEVQVSHVRPDLPAQHQPAAPGAPAAISALGLNRAPAPLYIHDLPALAAREGVPVSGDITQVAVIPAGQDPQGVTHLIVTRRRDHPVPEWRPADRSLLEAAGRAAQQTLDHHQARAWARRDALTGILNRRAFDEDYAALTEVPFTLALLDLDGLKQLNDTQGHAQGDKLLRIFAAALAAELGRSGAAYRYGGDEFVVIADPLSDDHLLEYVDAAVLATRQLSPLVGVSVGVAHSSEADRAALLELADARMYDSKRRRAVHRL, from the coding sequence ATGAGCGGTGCACCACTCCCACCCGACGAGGCCCAGCGCCTGATGGCGCTCTCGTACTACGGCATCCTCGACACGCCCCGCGAGGCGCAGTTCGACCGGATCGTGCGGCTCGCCGCGCACCTGCTGCGCACCCCGGTCGCGACCATCAACTTCGTCGACCAGACCCGCCAGTGGAGCAAGGCCAGCGTCGGCCTGGTCGACGGCGCCGTGCATCGGCAGGACTCCTTCTGCGCCTGGACGATCCTGCACGACCACCCCACCGTCATCGAGAACGCACCCGCCGACCCGCGCTTCGCCCGCAACCCCATGGTGACCGGCGACCCCCACATCCACATGTACGCCGGCGCGCCGCTGGTCATGCCCAGCGGGCAGCGGATCGGCACGCTGTGCGTCAGCGACCACCAGCCCCACCCGCTCAGCGCCGACGACCTGCAGGCCCTGCAGGACCTCGCGGCGATCGTCGTGACCGAACTGGAACTGCGCGCGTACCAGCAGCGCCTGAGCCTCTCCTTGCACGCCCAGCGGGAACACAGCGCCGAACTGCAGCGCAGCCTCGAGCAGGCGCAGGCGCTCAGCGGCGTGCACCAGCTGCTGGACCTGGAACTCGAACCCCGCGACGCGCTGCTGGCCGTCGCCGCACTCCTCGGCGACGCCCTGGACGCCGATCAGGCGGGCATCTGCCGCACGCAGGGCGACGACGTGGAGGTGCAGGTCAGCCACGTCCGCCCCGACCTGCCCGCGCAGCACCAGCCCGCCGCGCCCGGCGCGCCCGCCGCGATCAGCGCCCTGGGGCTCAACCGCGCGCCCGCACCGCTCTACATCCATGACCTTCCGGCGCTGGCCGCGCGGGAGGGCGTGCCGGTCAGCGGCGACATCACGCAGGTGGCCGTCATTCCCGCCGGGCAGGACCCGCAGGGCGTCACGCACCTGATCGTCACGCGCCGCCGCGACCACCCCGTCCCCGAGTGGCGGCCCGCCGACCGCAGCCTGCTCGAGGCGGCGGGGCGCGCCGCGCAGCAGACCCTAGACCACCACCAGGCGCGCGCCTGGGCCCGCCGTGACGCCCTGACCGGCATCTTGAACCGCCGCGCCTTCGACGAGGACTACGCCGCGCTGACCGAGGTGCCGTTCACGCTGGCCCTGCTGGACCTGGACGGCCTGAAACAGCTGAACGACACGCAGGGTCACGCGCAGGGCGACAAGCTGCTGCGGATCTTCGCGGCCGCGCTGGCCGCCGAACTGGGCCGCAGCGGCGCCGCGTACCGCTATGGCGGGGACGAGTTCGTCGTGATCGCAGATCCGCTCAGCGACGATCACCTGCTCGAATACGTGGACGCCGCCGTGCTGGCCACCCGGCAGCTGAGTCCGCTGGTCGGCGTGAGCGTCGGCGTCGCCCACAGCAGCGAGGCCGACCGCGCGGCACTGCTGGAGCTGGCCGACGCCCGCATGTACGACAGCAAACGCCGCCGCGCGGTCCACCGCCTCTGA
- a CDS encoding substrate-binding domain-containing protein, translated as MSDAAHGPGIGPPRSGVAVRCAVRERREAAGLSVSALAAQVGLSRQALSRVESGAAVPGTRQALLLARALRCRVEDLFSLGAAHVPARVPPGTPSGTRVRLADVDGAWQALPLSGEAGLRLTADGVLLASGAVEVPGSLDDARRTALVAGCDPALGLLCTALGAEARAAWVPRASLDAVQAAARGEVHAAGLHLGSLARHREVVARDLPGARLLRLWHAEQGLIVAAGNPLGVRGPADLRRARLVTRPAGAGGRALLDGWLREAGLDTAAREARHAQSRLAASPLEAAAAVARGEADVAPGPRSAAGAHGLSFIPLVVEAFDLAIPERHLAHPGVQVLIAAAGSAAFQADLRSLGGYDPADPTHPLETP; from the coding sequence ATGAGCGACGCAGCGCACGGCCCGGGAATCGGCCCCCCGCGCAGCGGGGTCGCGGTGCGCTGCGCCGTGCGGGAGCGGCGCGAGGCGGCAGGCCTGAGCGTCTCGGCGCTCGCGGCGCAGGTGGGCCTCTCGCGGCAGGCGCTCAGCCGCGTCGAGTCGGGCGCGGCCGTGCCGGGCACGCGGCAGGCGCTGCTGCTGGCGCGCGCGCTGCGCTGCCGGGTGGAGGACCTGTTCAGTCTGGGCGCGGCGCACGTGCCGGCGCGCGTGCCGCCCGGCACCCCGTCCGGCACGCGGGTGCGGCTGGCCGACGTGGACGGCGCGTGGCAGGCGCTGCCGCTGTCGGGCGAGGCCGGGCTGCGCCTGACAGCGGACGGTGTGCTGCTGGCGTCCGGCGCGGTGGAGGTCCCGGGATCCCTGGACGACGCGCGGCGCACGGCGCTCGTGGCGGGCTGCGATCCGGCGCTGGGTCTGCTGTGCACGGCGCTGGGTGCGGAGGCCCGCGCGGCGTGGGTGCCGCGCGCCAGCCTGGACGCCGTGCAGGCCGCCGCCCGTGGCGAGGTGCACGCGGCGGGCCTGCACCTGGGCAGCCTGGCGCGGCACCGCGAGGTCGTGGCGCGTGACCTGCCGGGCGCGCGGCTGCTGCGGCTGTGGCACGCCGAGCAGGGACTGATCGTCGCGGCGGGCAATCCGCTGGGGGTGCGCGGCCCGGCGGACCTCAGGCGCGCGCGGCTGGTGACCCGCCCGGCGGGCGCGGGAGGCCGGGCGCTGCTGGACGGCTGGCTGCGCGAGGCCGGTCTGGACACGGCGGCGCGTGAGGCGCGGCACGCCCAGTCACGCCTGGCCGCCTCACCGCTGGAGGCGGCGGCGGCTGTGGCGCGCGGCGAGGCGGACGTCGCGCCCGGGCCGCGCTCCGCGGCGGGCGCGCACGGCCTGTCGTTCATTCCGCTGGTCGTGGAGGCCTTCGATCTGGCCATTCCTGAGCGGCACCTCGCGCATCCGGGCGTGCAGGTGCTGATCGCCGCGGCGGGCAGCGCGGCGTTCCAGGCAGACCTGCGCAGCCTGGGCGGGTACGACCCGGCCGATCCCACCCACCCCCTGGAGACCCCATGA
- the modA gene encoding molybdate ABC transporter substrate-binding protein has protein sequence MNVTPTRPASRPRSRSHTRLALLAALLLAPPAGAASLTVFAASSLTDAFTEIGRAFDARTGHRTTFQFAGSQVLRAQLEGGARADVFASANDAQFTPLLGSVVAAREVFARNRLTVIAPAGSARVRSLRDLTGPGVRLVLAAPNVPVGDYTRRMLAAVDRSGTYGKDFAARALRNVVSEEGNVRQVALKVSLGEADAAVVYASDVTPALKKTVRVVPLPTRFNQTAAYPLGVVRGSANADAARSFAAFVQGKEGQAILRRWGFLSP, from the coding sequence ATGAACGTCACCCCGACCCGACCCGCATCCCGTCCTCGTTCCCGGAGTCATACCCGGCTGGCACTGCTGGCCGCGCTGCTGCTCGCGCCACCGGCGGGCGCGGCGTCCCTGACGGTGTTCGCCGCGTCGTCCCTGACCGACGCCTTCACCGAGATCGGCCGGGCCTTCGACGCGCGGACCGGGCACCGCACGACCTTCCAGTTCGCGGGGTCGCAGGTGCTGCGCGCGCAGCTGGAGGGCGGCGCCCGGGCGGACGTGTTCGCCAGCGCGAACGACGCGCAGTTCACGCCGCTGCTGGGGTCGGTGGTCGCGGCGCGTGAGGTGTTCGCCCGCAACCGCCTGACCGTGATCGCCCCGGCGGGCAGCGCCCGGGTGCGGTCCCTGCGTGACCTGACGGGCCCGGGGGTGCGACTGGTGCTGGCCGCGCCGAACGTCCCGGTCGGGGACTACACCCGGCGGATGCTCGCGGCGGTGGACCGCTCGGGCACGTACGGGAAGGACTTCGCGGCGCGCGCCCTGCGGAACGTCGTCAGCGAGGAGGGGAACGTGCGGCAGGTGGCGCTGAAGGTCAGTCTGGGCGAGGCGGACGCGGCGGTCGTGTATGCCAGCGACGTGACCCCCGCCCTGAAGAAGACCGTGCGGGTGGTGCCGCTGCCCACCCGCTTCAACCAGACGGCGGCGTACCCGCTGGGCGTGGTGCGGGGCAGCGCGAATGCCGACGCGGCGCGGTCCTTCGCGGCCTTCGTACAGGGGAAGGAGGGACAGGCGATCCTGCGCCGCTGGGGGTTCCTGAGTCCGTGA